The stretch of DNA GATGAACAGGGCCAGGCCGTTGTCCACCGTCTCGTCGCGGCGGATGCGGCCGACGTACGACGGGTCCTGGCCGGCCGCCTGGAGCGGCGTCGGGATGTCGGAGAGGGCGACACCGGGGGCCCCGCCCAGCAGCTCGGTCGCGCGCTCCACGCTGAGCGGGCGCGCGAAACGGGCGTTGACCTGGAGGGAGTGGCCGGAGAAGACGGGCACGCGCACGCAGGTGCCGGACACCTTCAGCTCCGGGATCTCCAGGATCTTGCGGGACTCGTTGCGGAGCTTCTGCTCCTCGTCGGTCTCGTTCAGGCCGTCCTCGACGAGGTTGCCCGCGAAGGGGAGCACGTTGAAGGCGATCGGGCGCTTGTAGACGGACGGCTCGGGGAAGTCCACGGCCGCGCCGTCGTGGGTCAGCCTGTCGGCGTCCGCGACGACCTTCTGGGTCTGGCCGTGCAGCTCGGCGACGCCCGCGACGCCCGAGCCGGACACCGCCTGGTAGGTGGCGACGACCAGCGCCTGAAGGCCCGCCTCCGCGTGCAGCGGCTTGAGGACCGGCATCGCGGCCATCGTGGTGCAGTTCGGGTTGGCGATGATGCCCTTGGGACGGTCGGTGATCGCGTGCGGGTTCACCTCGGACACCACCAGCGGGACGTCCGGGTCCTTGCGCCACGCCGAGGAGTTGTCGATCACCACGGCGCCCTGCGCGGCGACCTTCTCGGCCAGCGCCTTCGAGGTCGCGCCGCCCGCCGAGAACAGCACGATGTCCAGGCCGGTGTAGTCCGCGGTGGCCGCGTCCTCCACCGTGACCCCGTCGAGGACCGTCCCCGCCGAGCGGGCCGAGGCGAACAGGCGCAGCTCGGTGACCGGGAAATCGCGCTCCGTGAGGATCCCGCGCATGACCGTGCCGACCTGACCGGTGGCTCCGACGATTCCGATCCTCACGGCGACTCCTTCTGCTCACTTCACTGGCTCCGCGTACGTGGTACGCGCAGGACGGTTCCATCATGCGTCTGTCCCGGGTCCGTCTGTCCAATCCATTGCCCACGGAGTGGGACGGAGCGGGACGGCCAGGTGGGCGGGCTCCGCCGGAAACGCAAGGGGCGGGCTCCGAAGTGGAGCCCGCCCCGCCGTTCACGTACCGGAGATGGAGACCGCCGTTACGGGACGACCTTGCCGATCTTCACGCTGCCGAGGCCCGCGGCGGTGCCACGGGTGTTCAGCACCTGCACCTCGCCGAAGAACTCGCGGCCCGCGGGGGCCGGCTGGTTCGCGACGACGTCGGCGGAGATCTGCGCCGTGCCGTTCGGGGCGAGCGTGTACACCTTCGCCTCGTCGACCTTGACCGAGCCGAGCGCCGCCGAGTAGTACACGTCCCGGTAGTCGTAGGCCGTGGTGCCGGCCGGCACCGAGTAGGCGTCGATCAGGACGGTGTACGTGCCCGCGGCGGGCTTGGCGATGGAGACGGACTCCTCCGAGCCGCCCGCGGCCGAGTAGGCGACGCGCGTGCCGGCGGCGTTGTACACGTACAGGTCCAGGTCGGCACCGGCGTCCGAGACGTTGCCGATGGCGACGTCCAGGCGCTCGGCACCGGCGGGGACGACCACCGTCATGGTCTTGGAATCACCGTCGGCGATGGTGGGGCGGTCCGACTTCGACGAGCCCAGCGAGCCGCCCTTCAGCTTGGCGTCCAGCCCGGCGAGCTTGTTCGTCAGCGTCCAGGACACGGGGGCCGGAGTACCGGCCTTCGCCTCGTCGACCGTCTGCACCGCGGGGCTGAAGTCCAGCCCGTAGACCGCCGCGTTCAGCGTGTACGGGTTGTCCAGCAGCGGCGAGGTACGACGCGACTCGACCTCGATCTCCCACACTCCCGGCATCGGCTTGGCGTACGAACGCACGTCCGGACGGCAGGTGTTGGCCGGGTTGTTGTAGTTCGGGTAGCAGTACGGCGTCGACGTGTTGTCCACCGGGGTGCCGTACGGGTGGATCGCGATGAAGCGGGTCTGGCTGCCGTCCTTGAGACCGCTCATCGAGACCTCGAGGGTCTTCGCACCCTCCGGGACGGTCACGAAGTACGACGTGGTGCTGTTGCGCTGCGCGACGCCCGACACCGAGTAGGTGTAGGACGGCTTGGCGATCTCCGTCGAGACCACGACGGTCAGCATGATCTGCTTGTCCACGCCCTCGGTGCGGCGGTCGTCGACCTCGAGGATCGCGCTGTGCACACCGG from Streptomyces sp. 6-11-2 encodes:
- a CDS encoding aspartate-semialdehyde dehydrogenase; amino-acid sequence: MRIGIVGATGQVGTVMRGILTERDFPVTELRLFASARSAGTVLDGVTVEDAATADYTGLDIVLFSAGGATSKALAEKVAAQGAVVIDNSSAWRKDPDVPLVVSEVNPHAITDRPKGIIANPNCTTMAAMPVLKPLHAEAGLQALVVATYQAVSGSGVAGVAELHGQTQKVVADADRLTHDGAAVDFPEPSVYKRPIAFNVLPFAGNLVEDGLNETDEEQKLRNESRKILEIPELKVSGTCVRVPVFSGHSLQVNARFARPLSVERATELLGGAPGVALSDIPTPLQAAGQDPSYVGRIRRDETVDNGLALFISNDNLRKGAALNAVQIAELVAAELKG